Proteins encoded within one genomic window of Deltaproteobacteria bacterium:
- a CDS encoding alpha/beta hydrolase, with amino-acid sequence MKIERLMKKARHRMFEGLFEGMALVSDFSRRQREIRDLSDITRDLPYDGGADPACTLDVYRPKQSDGKLPVLIYLHGGGFSMCSKETHRAVALAYSHYGKMAVFNVNYRLAPKHRYPAALEDSCRAYRWVTENAARFGADPSQLFVAGESAGGNLTLGLGICASFERREPYARMVYETGITPKAIMVLCGILQVSETTRFDAQAIEGFSGRWLGVHSKMAQDVSRGYLGRGWEKPSPETALADPLLILESEARPERPFPLVFAMVGDRDILLSDTRRLETALSGREAPHEVKYYPGVGHAFHMLKGNSQSKRFWGDNFSFLRRNIVRG; translated from the coding sequence GTGAAGATTGAAAGATTGATGAAAAAAGCCCGGCACCGCATGTTCGAGGGCCTTTTTGAAGGCATGGCCCTTGTTTCGGATTTTTCCAGGCGTCAGAGGGAAATAAGGGACTTGAGCGACATAACGCGGGACCTGCCCTATGACGGGGGAGCCGACCCCGCCTGCACCCTGGACGTTTACAGGCCGAAACAGTCCGACGGAAAGCTTCCGGTCCTCATCTACCTACACGGCGGCGGCTTTTCCATGTGCTCCAAGGAGACCCACCGGGCGGTGGCCCTTGCCTACTCCCATTACGGGAAAATGGCGGTTTTCAACGTGAATTACAGGCTGGCCCCCAAGCACCGCTATCCTGCGGCCCTGGAGGACTCCTGCCGGGCCTATCGCTGGGTTACGGAAAACGCGGCCCGCTTCGGGGCCGACCCGTCCCAGCTTTTCGTGGCCGGTGAATCCGCAGGCGGCAACCTCACCCTGGGCCTTGGGATCTGCGCCTCCTTCGAGCGCCGTGAGCCCTATGCAAGAATGGTTTACGAGACCGGAATTACGCCCAAGGCCATAATGGTCCTGTGCGGCATCCTGCAGGTGAGCGAAACCACGCGGTTCGACGCCCAGGCGATAGAGGGGTTTTCCGGCAGGTGGCTGGGCGTTCACAGCAAGATGGCCCAGGACGTCTCCCGTGGCTACCTCGGGCGCGGCTGGGAGAAGCCCTCGCCGGAAACCGCCCTGGCCGACCCGCTTCTGATACTGGAATCGGAGGCCAGGCCGGAGCGTCCGTTTCCCCTGGTTTTCGCAATGGTGGGGGACAGGGACATCCTCCTTTCGGACACCCGCCGCCTGGAAACCGCCCTTTCCGGCAGGGAAGCGCCCCACGAGGTGAAATACTACCCCGGAGTCGGCCACGCCTTTCACATGCTCAAGGGCAACAGCCAGTCCAAGCGCTTCTGGGGCGACAATTTCAGCTTTCTGCGCCGGAACATCGTGCGGGGTTGA